A stretch of the Xylocopa sonorina isolate GNS202 chromosome 12, iyXylSono1_principal, whole genome shotgun sequence genome encodes the following:
- the LOC143429705 gene encoding LOW QUALITY PROTEIN: histone H3, embryonic-like (The sequence of the model RefSeq protein was modified relative to this genomic sequence to represent the inferred CDS: deleted 1 base in 1 codon; substituted 2 bases at 2 genomic stop codons) has product MAHAKQTARKLTGEKSWRKQVVTKAARKNVPATGGVKKPCRYRLREIRRYXKSTENXFLFHLNVSVVKLRCETVSYLVGLLDDTNLFAVHAKRVTIIPKDIQFTRRIRGDKA; this is encoded by the exons ATGGCTCATGCGAAACAGACTGCACGTAAATTAACTGGTGAGAAATCTTGGCGCAAGCAAGTGGTCACTAAGGCTGCTCGTAAGAATGTCCCAGCT ACTGGTGGAGTGAAGAAGCCTTGTCGTTACAGACTTCGCGAAATTCGACGATACTAAAAGAGCACAGAGAATTGATTTTTGTTTCATTTGAACGTTTCTGTCGTGAAATTGCGTTGCGAAACGGTTTCTTACCTGGTTGGTCTACTTGATGATACAAACTTATTCGCCGTCCATGCTAAGCGCGTGACAATTATACCTAAAGATATCCAATTCACTCGTCGTATTCGTGGAGATAAAGCTTAA